The Helicobacter mustelae genome has a segment encoding these proteins:
- the accB gene encoding acetyl-CoA carboxylase biotin carboxyl carrier protein has protein sequence MNLKEIKEIVEIFNESSITKLQIKREGFEIRLDKISSTPTLLTHTPAPIHAPQLPATPDISDDLPSCSVGGDFITSPMVGTFYRAPSPGADPFVKVGDTVRKGQIIGIVEAMKIMNEIEAEYDCKILNIEANDGQPVEFDSKLVKIEKLQ, from the coding sequence ATGAATCTAAAAGAAATTAAAGAAATCGTAGAAATTTTTAATGAGAGCAGTATCACAAAGCTTCAGATTAAAAGAGAGGGTTTTGAGATTCGTCTAGACAAAATTTCTAGCACCCCAACCCTGCTCACCCACACTCCCGCTCCCATCCATGCCCCCCAGCTCCCCGCTACCCCCGATATTTCTGATGATCTTCCTAGCTGCAGTGTGGGTGGGGATTTTATCACCTCTCCCATGGTGGGGACTTTTTATCGCGCACCAAGTCCTGGGGCCGATCCCTTTGTCAAGGTGGGAGATACTGTCAGAAAGGGACAGATTATTGGAATCGTGGAAGCCATGAAGATTATGAATGAGATTGAGGCGGAATATGATTGCAAGATTTTGAACATTGAGGCAAATGACGGCCAACCTGTGGAGTTTGACTCAAAATTGGTGAAAATAGAGAAGCTACAATGA
- a CDS encoding phospholipase D-like domain-containing protein gives MLLLCCLCFLMGQDRIYFMPYENKEALHALKAVLSSAQKSIHIAIYSFTNKEIAKVLRDQAKKGVKISIIYDQESNLKDSFSTIGYLGALRNIDVCLLQGLQAHGGKRVHYGIMHQKLVIVDDRIVVLGSANWSKSAFANNYENLFITQQPNIVQKSQFYFQEMRGSCKPY, from the coding sequence ATGCTACTACTTTGTTGCCTGTGTTTTCTCATGGGTCAGGATAGGATTTATTTCATGCCTTATGAAAATAAGGAGGCCTTACACGCGCTAAAAGCAGTGCTTTCCAGTGCGCAAAAAAGCATTCATATTGCTATTTACAGCTTCACAAACAAGGAGATTGCGAAGGTCTTGCGCGATCAAGCAAAAAAAGGGGTGAAGATTTCCATCATCTATGATCAAGAATCCAATCTTAAAGACAGCTTTTCTACCATCGGATATTTGGGGGCACTACGCAATATTGATGTATGTCTTTTGCAGGGTTTGCAGGCTCATGGCGGGAAGAGGGTGCATTATGGCATCATGCATCAAAAACTCGTGATTGTGGATGATAGGATTGTGGTGCTTGGCTCGGCCAATTGGAGCAAAAGCGCCTTTGCCAACAATTATGAGAATCTCTTCATCACTCAGCAGCCAAACATTGTGCAAAAATCCCAATTTTATTTCCAAGAAATGCGCGGGTCCTGTAAGCCTTATTAA
- the dcd gene encoding dCTP deaminase, whose product MGLKSDRWIREMSQKHRMIEPFCEKQIGHSVVSYGLSSYGYDIRVGDQFKIFTNVNSTIIDPKSFDKKNVVDFDAKKDGFCTIPANSFALAHTVEYFRMPRDVLAICLGKSTYARCGIIVNVTPFEPEFEGHITIEISNTTTLPAKIYANEGIAQVLFLQGDEPCELSYKDKNGKYQGQRGITLPKILGQS is encoded by the coding sequence ATGGGACTGAAATCCGACCGATGGATTAGAGAAATGAGCCAAAAACATAGAATGATTGAGCCATTTTGTGAAAAACAAATAGGGCACAGCGTCGTAAGCTATGGCTTGAGCAGTTATGGCTATGATATCCGCGTAGGCGATCAATTCAAGATTTTCACCAATGTCAACTCCACCATCATCGACCCAAAATCCTTTGACAAAAAAAATGTGGTTGATTTTGATGCCAAAAAGGATGGCTTCTGCACCATCCCTGCCAATTCCTTCGCCCTCGCTCACACAGTGGAATATTTTCGCATGCCAAGAGACGTGCTAGCCATTTGCCTAGGGAAAAGCACCTATGCACGCTGCGGCATCATTGTGAATGTCACTCCATTTGAGCCAGAATTTGAGGGTCACATCACCATTGAAATTAGCAACACCACCACCCTTCCCGCCAAGATCTATGCCAATGAAGGGATTGCGCAAGTGCTCTTTTTGCAAGGGGATGAACCCTGTGAGCTCAGCTACAAAGACAAAAATGGCAAGTACCAAGGCCAAAGAGGCATCACCCTGCCAAAAATCCTGGGTCAATCTTAA
- a CDS encoding acetyl-CoA carboxylase biotin carboxylase subunit, which produces MKKAEKKEIKRILIANRGEIALRAIRTIKEMGKEVIAIYSTADKDTNYLDLADTKICIGGPKSSQSYLNVSAIMSAAELFEADAIFPGYGFLSENQNFAEICAHHDIEFIGPSAEVMMLMSDKSKAKDVMKEAGVPVIMGSDGALKSYQEAQSVAEQIGYPIIIKAAAGGGGRGMRVVEDKSLLKNLYLAAESEALSAFGDGTIYMEKFIRNPKHIEVQILGDKHGNVIHVGERDCSVQRRNQKLIEETPAVVLNPAVRQKLLDTALRAAKHIGYVGAGTFEFLLDSNNEDFYFMEMNTRLQVEHTISEMVSGLDMVEWMIRIAQGEVLPPQEEITFHGHAIECRITAEDPKKFHPCPGKITKWIVPGGANVRLDTHVYAGYTVPMFYDSMIGKLIVWAENRQKAIIRTRRALKEFCVEGIKTTIPFHIDMMNDSVFQDAKVHTKYLEQKME; this is translated from the coding sequence ATGAAGAAGGCAGAAAAAAAAGAAATCAAGAGGATCTTGATTGCCAATCGTGGAGAGATCGCTCTGCGTGCAATTCGCACGATCAAAGAAATGGGAAAGGAAGTGATTGCGATTTATTCCACAGCTGATAAGGATACCAATTATCTGGATTTGGCTGATACCAAGATTTGTATCGGTGGTCCAAAATCTAGCCAGAGCTATCTTAATGTGTCTGCAATTATGAGTGCAGCGGAGTTATTTGAGGCAGATGCGATTTTCCCTGGGTATGGATTTTTGAGCGAGAATCAAAATTTTGCAGAAATTTGTGCACATCATGATATTGAGTTCATCGGCCCTAGTGCAGAAGTAATGATGCTCATGAGCGACAAAAGCAAGGCAAAAGATGTGATGAAAGAGGCTGGGGTGCCTGTGATTATGGGAAGTGATGGCGCACTAAAGAGCTATCAAGAAGCCCAGAGTGTCGCTGAACAAATCGGATACCCCATCATTATCAAAGCTGCAGCGGGTGGTGGAGGACGAGGTATGAGGGTGGTGGAGGATAAGAGTCTTTTGAAAAATCTCTATCTTGCTGCAGAATCTGAGGCGCTAAGCGCATTTGGGGATGGCACCATCTACATGGAAAAATTTATCCGAAATCCCAAACATATTGAGGTGCAGATTCTTGGAGATAAGCATGGGAATGTGATCCATGTGGGCGAGAGGGATTGCTCTGTGCAGCGCCGTAATCAAAAGCTCATCGAAGAGACCCCAGCAGTGGTGCTAAATCCAGCTGTGCGCCAAAAGCTTTTGGACACGGCCCTGCGGGCAGCAAAGCACATTGGTTATGTGGGTGCTGGGACTTTTGAATTTTTGCTAGATTCCAATAATGAAGATTTTTATTTTATGGAGATGAATACCCGCCTCCAAGTAGAGCATACCATCAGCGAGATGGTGAGTGGACTGGACATGGTGGAGTGGATGATTAGGATTGCCCAGGGAGAGGTCTTGCCACCTCAAGAAGAAATCACCTTCCATGGGCATGCCATTGAGTGCAGGATTACTGCAGAGGATCCTAAAAAATTCCATCCTTGCCCTGGGAAGATTACCAAATGGATTGTGCCAGGGGGTGCGAATGTGAGATTGGATACTCATGTATATGCGGGATACACCGTGCCCATGTTTTATGATTCCATGATTGGCAAGCTCATTGTCTGGGCAGAAAATCGCCAAAAGGCTATCATTCGCACCAGGCGCGCTCTTAAGGAGTTTTGTGTGGAAGGGATTAAGACCACCATTCCCTTTCATATTGACATGATGAATGACTCTGTTTTCCAGGATGCAAAGGTGCATACGAAGTATTTAGAGCAGAAAATGGAATAA